A single genomic interval of Bacillus sp. es.036 harbors:
- the coxB gene encoding cytochrome c oxidase subunit II, whose translation MTFRHALFVIVIISASGCSNIAVLNPKGSEAQSELNLLYLSLALMSIVLLVVFTLFTRFLMKYRERPGQENDFPTQVNGNKKLEITWVIIPIVILIILAFPTFSTTYQLDNKAEIVREPLEINVTGQQYKWKFYYPEHDITLENEVKLPVDRPVVFTLHSKDVIHSFWIPQLGGKKDVLPNQENKLTLTPLETGVYDGKCAELCGANHALMTFDTTVIEQEAFNQWTRVADIQED comes from the coding sequence ATGACGTTTCGCCATGCCCTTTTTGTAATCGTTATCATTTCGGCTTCTGGATGTTCTAACATAGCTGTTTTGAATCCTAAAGGCTCTGAAGCACAGTCAGAGCTTAACTTACTTTACCTTAGCTTAGCCTTAATGAGCATTGTCTTACTGGTTGTTTTTACTTTATTTACCCGATTTTTAATGAAGTATCGCGAGCGTCCTGGACAAGAAAACGACTTTCCCACTCAAGTTAATGGGAATAAAAAACTCGAAATCACCTGGGTAATTATACCGATAGTAATTTTAATTATCCTGGCATTTCCAACATTTTCCACTACATATCAACTTGATAACAAGGCAGAGATCGTTCGTGAACCTTTAGAAATCAACGTTACAGGCCAGCAATACAAATGGAAATTTTATTATCCAGAACACGACATAACGCTCGAAAATGAAGTGAAGCTACCTGTGGATCGGCCGGTTGTCTTTACGCTTCATTCGAAAGATGTGATTCATTCTTTCTGGATACCACAACTAGGTGGGAAAAAAGATGTTCTTCCCAACCAAGAAAACAAGTTAACACTAACACCGCTTGAAACTGGAGTCTATGACGGAAAGTGCGCTGAGCTTTGTGGAGCAAATCACGCCCTCATGACATTTGATACTACCGTTATCGAACAAGAAGCATTTAATCAGTGGACACGTGTTGCTGATATACAGGAGGATTAA